Proteins encoded in a region of the Sparus aurata chromosome 6, fSpaAur1.1, whole genome shotgun sequence genome:
- the LOC115582555 gene encoding transketolase-like, whose translation MEDYHKPDQQTVQALRNIANRLRINSIKATTAAGSGHPTSCCSVAEIMSVLFFHTMKYRYDDPRNFNNDRFILSKGHAAPALYSMWVEAGFLKESELLSLCHVDSTLEGHPTPKQQFVDIATGSLGQGLGVACGMAYTGKYFDKSSYRVYCLVGDGEMSEGAVWEAMSFASYYQLDNLVAIMDVNRLGQSDPAPLQHHVEKYQKRCEAFGWHAIIVDGHSVEELCKALSQPRHQPTAIIAKTIKGKGIPAAEDKLGWHAKPLPKDMADMVMKDLQSRIMNSSKHLYPSAPIEDAPPVSLRNIRMPSAPSYKAGEKIATRKAYGMALAKLGRYNERVVALDGDTNNLTYSEIFKNEHPNRFVECYIAQQNMVSVAMGCAARERNVVFASTLASFFTRAYDQLRMAAISESNINLCGSHCGLSTGEEGPSLMGLEDVAMFRALPTATIFYPSDGVSIEKAVELAATTKGVCYIRTSRQDSPIIYNSNEDFHVGQAKVVYQSKEDQVTLVAAGVTLHEALAAAEHLKKERISVRVIDPFTIKPLDAKTITDHTRATRGRIITVEDHYYEGGLGEAVSSAMVNESGFNLHRLAVSHVPRSGKPQELLKIYGIDRDAIAQAVRKMLSSSTNAK comes from the exons ATGGAGGATTACCACAAACCTGACCAGCAGACAGTGCAGGCACTGAGGAACATCGCCAACCGCCTCCGAATCAACTCCATCAAGGCAACAACTGCAGCGGGCAGCGG ACATCCAACATCATGCTGCAGTGTGGCAGAAATCATGTCGGTGCTGTTCTTCCACACCATGAAGTACCGCTACGATGACCCACGCAACTTCAACAATGACCGCTTCATCCTGTCCAAG GGTCACGCTGCTCCGGCCCTGTATTCCATGTGGGTTGAAGCAGGCTTCCTTAAGGAGAGCGAGCTGCTCAGCTTGTGCCATGTTGACTCCACCCTGGAGGGCCACCCAACCCCT AAGCAGCAGTTTGTGGATATAGCCACCGGCTCCTTGGGCCAGGGTCTTGGTGTGGCCTGTGGAATGGCTTACACTGGGAAATACTTTGACAAGTCCAG CTATCGTGTGTACTGCCTGGTGGGGGATGGTGAGATGTCAGAGGGTGCTGTCTGGGAGGCCATGTCATTCGCCTCCTACTaccagctggacaacctggtggCCATCATGGACGTCAACCGTCTGGGCCAGAGTGACCCTGCACCCCTGCAGCATCATGTGGAGAAATATCAAAAACGCTGCGAAGCTTTTGG ttggCATGCCATCATTGTGGATGGACACAGTGTGGAGGAGCTTTGCAAAGCTCTGAGCCAGCCACGCCATCAACCCACCGCCATCATTGCCAAGACCATCAAGGGCAAAGGCATTCCAG CCGCAGAGGACAAGTTGGGGTGGCATGCCAAACCTCTGCCCAAAGACATGGCCGACATGGTGATGAAGGACCTGCAGAGCCGCATCATGAACAGCAGCAAGCACCTGTACCCTTCTGCTCCCATCGAGGACGCCCCGCCAGTCAGCCTGCGGAACATCAGGATGCCAAGTGCGCCCAGCTACAAGGCTGGAGAAAAG atTGCCACACGGAAGGCATATGGCATGGCGCTGGCCAAGTTAGGCCGCTACAATGAACGTGTTGTGGCCCTTGATGGAGACACCAACAACCTCACCTACTCAGAGATCTTCAAGAATGAGCATCCCAATCGCTTTGTGGAGTGCTACATCGCTCAGCAGAACATG GTCAGTGTTGCCATGGGCTGTGCTGCCCGTGAGAGGAACGTTGTGTTTGCCAGCACTCTTGCTTCCTTTTTCACCCGCGCCTACGACCAGCTCCGCATGGCAGCCATCTCTGAAAGCAACATCAATCTGTGTGGCTCCCACTGCGGCTTGTCCACTG GAGAGGAAGGCCCCTCTCTGATGGGTCTAGAGGATGTGGCTATGTTCAGAGCTCTTCCCACAGCGACCATTTTCTATCCCAGTGACGGTGTGTCTATAGAGAAGGCCGTGGAACTGGCCGCAACCACAAAG GGTGTTTGCTACATCCGAACCAGCCGCCAAGACAGCCCCATCATCTATAACAGCAACGAGGACTTTCATGTTGGACAGGCGAAG GTGGTGTACCAGAGCAAAGAGGACCAGGTGACTTTGGTGGCAGCTGGAGTGACTTTGCACGAGGCCCTGGCTGCAGCTGAACATTTAAAGAAAG AGCGGATCTCCGTCAGGGTCATTGACCCCTTCACAATCAAACCACTGGATGCCAAAACCATCACTGACCACACACGTGCCACTAGGGGACGAATCATCACTGTGGAAGACCACTACTATGAAG GAGGCCTTGGGGAGGCAGTGTCCTCAGCTATGGTCAACGAGTCTGGCTTCAATCTGCACCGCCTGGCTGTGTCCCATGTTCCTCGCAGTGGCAAACCTCAAGAGCTGCTCAAGATCTACGGCATCGACCGTGATGCTATTGCCCAAGCTGTCCGCAAAATGCTCAGCAGCTCTACCAATGCCAAGTAA